TGCCGGTCCCGGGATTGCCCGTGAAGCACATGTGCAACGTGGGCTGCGGCGCGCTGATGCCATAGCGTGCACGTATCCGATCGACGAGCAGCAGCGCAGCGATCTCCGCGATTCGGGTCTTCACGGGCGCCAGGCCCACGAGTTCCGAATCGAGTTTCGACAGCACGTCGTCGACACCCGTTTCTCGGCGGGCAGCAGCGAGATCAACCGTCGCATCAGGTGCCAGCAACACCTCACCCGGCTCGTCGATCGTCGGTGCTTCCAGTTGGTTAGGCTTGAAACCAAAAGAGCGACGCGATGTTTCGGCCATTGACTGCGTCATGTGCCGATGACCGCCTCAGTGTCCGCGCAGCCGCCGCGTCCTTCTGTCATGGCGTGAATGCTGCCACCAAACACTGAACATGTCTATTGGGAATAAGGTGTGGAATGTGAAGTGAATGGTTTATTAATCCCCCGGCCGGTCCTCCTCCTGGGTGACGACGCCGGCAGGCGCCGCCGATACGTTTCTCCGATCGGGCGCGGGTCTCGTCGGCAGAGGAGAGCGACATGGCCAAGTGGAGGCTGCTAGGCGAGCTCGAGCGTCGGGTGATGGAACACCTCTGGAGCGCAACGGAACCGCAGACCGTCCGGCAGGTGCATGCGGTGGTGTCACCGCCTCGTGCACTCGCATACACGACCGTCATGACGGTACTTCGGCGGCTCGCTGACAAAGGTCTGGTGGCACAGCACCGCGGCGATCGAGCCCACCGGTATGCGGCAGTGCACGGTCGCGACGAGTTGGTGGCCGGCCTGATGGTCGACGTGCTGCATCAGGTGGACGATTCGAGGGATCGCACGTCCGCGCTCGTCCACTTTGTGGAGAGTGTAGGAACCGATGATCTGCACGCTCTGCAACAGGCGCTCGTCGAGGTCGAGAAACGGGTGCGATCTAGTCCCGCGTCTGCGGCAGAGGAATAGTCGCGGTCACGGCGGTTCCCGAGCCGGGCCGCGAACGGATATGCAGCCGGCCGCCGACGAGCTCAGCCCGCTCGGACATCGACAGCAGCCCGTAGCCACCTGTTTCGTCCAGACCGAGTGGATGCTGCAAGGTGTCGAATCCGACTCCGTCATCGACGATTTCGAGCTGGGCGGTCTCGTCCTGGACCGAGAAGGTGAGCCGCGCCACCGTAGCCCCCGCGTGTTTCACGACATTCTGCAGACATTCCTGCGCGATGCGGTACAGCGCGATCTCGATGTGTTCGGGTAAGCGAGCCTCGGTCAGCTCCACCTCGAGACGCAGCTGGGGGATGGATCGGGCGAGGCTCGCCAGTCCGCCTGCTAGGCCTAGATCGTCGAGTACCGGCGGCCGCAGCCCGCCGATAGCTGCGCGCGCTTCTTGCAGTGTCAGATCTACCAGTTCGCGGGCGGCGGCCAGCTGTACCGATGCCTCGCTCGGATCGTCGACGACGGCCTGGGCTGCGGCATCGAGGCGGTAGGACAACGTGATCAACCGCTGGGAGATCCCGTCGTGGATATCGCCTGCCAGACGCCGTCTTTCGATTTCCTGAGCCTCGATCACCTGCTCGACGAAGTTCTCGTGCGCGCGTTCCCGCCCGACCAGTTGACGATGCAGCCGCGCTTGATGCAGCGCACCCGCGATGAGACGCCCGATCACCAACAGCAGTTCCACATCTCGTGCCGTGAATTCACGGCGTTCGAACGTGTGCACTGTCAGCTCGCCGACCAGTCCGCCGGGGTCGGTCTCCATCGGTACCGAAACCATCGACGTAAAGCGCGAATCGCGTAGCGCGTCGATTGGTAGGTATCGAGGATCGGACTCCTTGTCCTCGACGATGACAACCGGCTCCCGATGGTTGGCGACCCAGCCCGAGATGCCGGAGCCGAGCGGCATGCGAACCCGACCGACTTCACGGTCGAACGGCGGTGTCGCTCCAGCGAGGGTCAGCGAACGGTCACTGTCGTCGAGCACATGCACGAAGCAGACGTCTGTGTTGGTCGCGTGGGTGATCATTCGCGCGGCAGCCGCGGCCAGCAGTTCCACCTCCGGCCCGTGTGACGCCGCCTGAATCAGCTCACGGAGCAGTGCCAATTCGCTGTCCGCCTCGACGAGATCCCGCACGCCGTTTGTGCGTTCGGCGGTGCCGAGATGCCGGACGGACGTTGTATTGCTCACTGGTAGATGCCTTCTCGCAGGGCGGTGGCCACGGCGGCCGTTCGGTCGGCCACTCCGAGCTTGCGGTAGATGGACCGCAGGTGGCTCTTGACCGTCTCATCGCCGATGACCAGCTTGTTCGCGATGCCGCGATTCGAAAGCCCGGTCACCATGTACGACAGAATCTCGCTTTCCCGCTGGGTCAACCCCTGTCGCGCGCCTGGCCAGAACTCGTCGCGCTGCAGCCGCGATGCAGTGTCGGCGGCACGCAGAGCGAGGCCAGGGTCGATCGCGCTTTCGCCGTCGCGCACCAGCTCGAGCTGGCGGACCAGGTCGTCACTGCTGATGCTCTTGAGCAGGTAGCCGGACGCGCCGACCCGCATGGCCTGGAAGAGGTACTGCTCGTCGTCATAGACCGACAGCATCACGACCTTGCGATCAGGGTTGCGTTGCCGCAGAGCCAGGCACAGGTCGAGCCCGCTGGAGCCCTGCATCCGGACGTCGCACAGCACCACGTCGGGGTCGAGACTGTCGACGACATTCACCGCCCGCTCGACACCGACAGCCTGGCCGACCACCCGCACCTTGCTGCCGAAGCCGGCAAGCATCGCCTTCAAACCCTCGATGACCATCTCATGGTCATCCACCAACACAAGTCGCACCGGACTGGTGACCGTCGTCGTCATGCGGACACCATAGAGCCGCCATACCGGTGTCGTCGTGGGACTTTCGGCCCTGAGAACACATATAACCCGCTCAATCCCCCGTACTGGGGGGAGCCGGTGGCCCGTTTCCGTCCATAGCATCGCCGCCGACCCCTAAGGAGGCTGGATGAAAACCTGCGAGCCGACGCTGGTCGCTTCCGTGCTGCCCGCGGACTTCTCAGAGCTCGGTCAAGAGGTCAGGCGGCTGGAGAAGGCGGGCGTCGACCGGATCCAGTGGGATGTGATGGACGGCCGGTTCGTGCCGAACCTGACCTTCGGTCCGGACGTGATCAGTGCAAACCGCGGGCTCGTATCAATGGGGTTCGAGGCACACCTGATGGTCGACGATCCCGATCATATGCTGTCTCGATGGGTGGAAGCCGGCTGCGAGATCGTCATCGTGCACGCCGAAGCGACCCGGCATCTGCACCGGACCCTCGGTGCCATCGCCGATCTCGGCGCACGAGCGGGTGTCGCACTGAACCCTGCGACCCCGTTGGAGGCGGTCACCAGCGTGCTCGATCTGGTCGACCTCCTGCTCGTGATGACGGTGAATCCGGGCTTCGGCGGTCAGCGGTATCTCTCTTCGATGGAGCGCAAGATCGCCGCCGCCAGAGCCGAGATCGACACGCGCGGACTCGATATCGAGCTCGAGGTCGACGGTGGAATCGCCGGGGCGACGATCGGCGGGGCAGCGATCGCGGGGGCGGATGTCTTCTGTGCGGGCTCGGCGCTGCTCAACGGTGACGGCACCCTCGAGGAACGAACGGCCGCGCTGCGCAGTGCAGCCGCCGACGGAATGGAGTCGCGATGAGCATCGCACCGAGCTCGACGAGCGCGGACCTGCTTACCGATGAGGTCGACCGCCTGGCGATCACCACACTGCGATTCTTGGCCGCCGATGCGGTGCAGTCGGCCAATAGTGGCCACCCGGGCCTGCCGCTCGGTGCCGCGCCGGTCGCGTGGACGCTGTGGTCGCGTCACCTACGTCATGATCCGGCGCACCCCCGCTGGCCGGACCGGGACAGGTTCGTTCTGTCGGCGGGTCACGGTTCGGCGTTGTTGTACGCCCTGCTGCACGTCTTCGGCTACGACGTGACGCTGGACGACCTCGCGCACTTCCGACAGCTCGGATCGCGAACCCCAGGACATCCCGAGTTCGGGATGACCCCCGGAGTGGAGACTACGACCGGCCCGCTGGGTCAAGGCTTGGCGAATGCGGTCGGTATGGCGTTGGCCGAACGTATGCTCGCGGCCCGGTGCAACGACGCCGAGCACCGCGTCGTCGACCATCGCACGTGGGTGCTCGCCGGAGATGGCGACCTGATGGAGGGCATCAGCCATGAGGCTGCGTCGCTGGCCGGACGACTCGGCCTCGGCCGGTTGACTGTCATCTTCGACGACAACAACATCACGATCGACGGACCGGCGGACCTCAGCTGTGGTGACGACGCACTCGGCAGATTCGCAGCCTATGGCTGGCACACGCTGTCGGTGGAGGACGGAAACGATGTGCGTGCCATCGACAGGGCGCTCGCTCAAGCACGCGAGGTGGAATCTGCTCCGACATTCATCAAGGTGCGCACGACCATCGGTTACGGCGCGCCAGGCGTCGAAGGCACGTCGAAGGTGCACGGCAGCCCGCTGGGGGCGGAGAACCTGGCGGCGATGCGGGTGAAGTTCGACTGGCCGTCAGCACCCTTCCATGTGCCGACGACGCTACGGTCTGTTACTGCGGAGCTGGGCGCCAAAGGCGCTGCCGCACACCTGAGTTGGGTTCAGAGATATGCGAATTGGACCGCCGACAATCCGCAGCTCGCAGTGGACTTTCCGCTCGACCGTGTCCCCGCCCCGTCAAACTGCGACGCCCTCGCGCGGTTGTTCGAGTCGCCCGCCAAGATGGCGACCCGTCAAGCATCCGGCGCGGCTCTCACCGCGCTCGCCGCCGAATACCCGGCGCTCGTAGGAGGATCCGCAGACTTGGCGGGATCGACCAACACCGCGATACCGGGCGGGGATGTGCGGGAGGGCGACTACGCCGGCCGGACGATTCACTTCGGTATCCGAGAGCACGCGATGGCCGCGGTCATGAACGGAATCTCGCTGCACGGCGGCCTACGCCCGTTCGGAAGCACATTCCTGGTCTTCTCCGACTACCTGCGTCCGGCCGTGCGGTTGTCGGCGCTCATGGGCCAACCCGTCATATACGTCTTCACGCACGACTCGATCCATGTCGGCGAGGACGGGCCGACCCATCAGCCGATCGAGCACATCGAATCCTTGCGACTCATACCCGGGGTGACGGTGTTACGGCCCGCCGATTCCGCCGAGGCTGCGTTGGCCTGGCAGATCGCTGTGGAGAACCTCTCGGGCCCCACGGCGTTGGTGCTTACGAGGCAGAGCGTGCCCGCGCTCGGCGGGGACGGATTGTCAGACGTTCGCGAGCGCGGATTTCGTATCGTTCGTGGCGATTTCAACGAGACGAGGGTGGTGCTCGCGGCCACTGGGTCGGAAGTGTCGCTGGCGCTGGAGGCGGCGGACCTGCTCGCGGGGCGGGGTGTCGAGGCCGCGGTGTTGTCAGTGATGTGGCGGGACCGGTTGGAGGCGGCGCTATCTGCCGATCCGGGGACATTGCCCAACTGCCCTGTGGTCTGGACGGAAGCCGGCGCAACGACGGGATGGCGCGCCATCGCGCGAGACCGTGACCACGTCATCGGCCTGGATCGATTCGGCGAAAGTGGGCCGGGGCCGCAGGTGGCCGCTCACCTTGGTTTGACTGCGTCGGCCGTCGCCAATGCCGCCTTGACGGCGCTCGGACAGCAAGGCGCCCAATGGGATGACGGTAGTAGCCGAATCGTCTCGCCGTGATCTGTGATGGTTGAGACCGATGCTGCCGACGCCGGATCTGCTGGCTGTGATTTTCGACGTAGACGGCACCATCGCCGATACCGAGCGCGAAGGCCACTTGCCGGCTTTCAACGATGCGTTCCTTGCCCACGGTCTCGACGTCACCTGGAGTCCGCAGGAGTACGGACGGCTCCTGCGGATCACCGGCGGGCGACACCGAATCGCTGCGGACCTGCGCGCACGCGGCTTCGGCGACCGTGCGGGGGAACTAGCCACCGAAATCCACGAAACCAAGACGGAGCTGTTCCGGACGCGCATCGTTGCCGGGAGCGTCTGGCCGAGACCGGGACTGACCGATTTGGTGAGCAGTCTGGTGGACGACGGGATTCGAATCGCCATCGCCACCACCGGGCGAGCCGCCTGGGTGGAACCATTGATAGCGAGGATCCTCGGCAACGGTGTCGCCGAGACCATGGTGACCGGCGACGACGTCGCCCGACTCAAGCCCGACCCCGCCGCATACCAACGCGCGCTCGAGCAACTCGATGTGCGCCCTGAAAATGTACTTGCCATCGAGGATTCCGAGATCGGACTGCGGGCGGCGACCGCGGCGGGGGTCGCCACCGTGGTCGTCACCACGGATTACACGGAGGACCAGGACTTCGTTGGCGCAGCAGTGGTGCGCGGCTCCTTCGTCAGCCCGCAGCCGCTTGACGCTGCCTCATTGAGACGAATCCACCGACAGTGGTGGCTACGCTGTGGCCACCCGCCCGGCAGTCATCACGAATTGCGGTGAGCCGCTGCGCGTTCCAGGGCGGACAGCCGTGCGAGGCGGTTCAGGCGACCGTCAACGTGACGTTGTTCAGGGACACCGCGACATCGCTAGGCAAGATGTCCATGAAGGTGGGAGCGTCGCGGACCGCGGGGCCTGACGCGATGATGTTGCCCGGAAAGCTGGGGCTGCACGGGAAGTTGTTGCACCGGTACCAGAATCCGGGCGCACTTTGATACGGGAACATGCTCGGCGCCTGATCGACTCGGTAGCGACCGGGCTGAATGAATGCCGTCGCCCACCCGTCTCGCGGGTTGGTGGCGACGTTGAACACGCCGTTACTGCCGTAGCTTGGCGGGCTCGCGTACGCCGGGGCGGCGAGCGCAACCGCCACTAGTGCGGCGGCCGCTGTCGTTGCGACCTTCGTTTTCACGACGTGGAGTCTATCGAGCAGCGCGCGCTCCGGGAGCCGGATCGCGCGGGCGGTCGCCCGCTATGCCGCCGCAGCATCGCTGTTGTCGTTGTCCTTGTCGTTCTTGTCGGCGTCGTTGGGCCCGGCGTCGTTGGGCCCGGCGTCGTTGGACCCGGCGTCGTTGGACCCGGCGTCGTTGGACCCGGCGTTCGTGCCAGTGCTGGTTCCCGTGCCGGTGCCGGTCGACGTCGTCCCGGTGTTGGTGCCGTTGCCGGTGGCCGTGCCTGTCTCAGCGCCGGCGTTCGTATCCGTGTCGACGTCCTTGTCTGGGTCTGTGTCGGTGTCGACAGCGGTGTTGTCGGTGTCGGTGTTCGTAATGCTGGCCCTCGAGCCCGTCTCGGTGCCGGTTCCCCCGCCGGCCAGCTGGTTCTGCGAGAGGTCCGTCTGTTGGCCACTGCCTTGATCGTCGTCCTGCGGTTCCGGTCCTGAATCGGTGACGCCGGCGGTGCCGTCGTCCCCAGAGCCATCGTCGTGATCGCCGCCGGGCACCGCGTCAAGGCCCTCGCCCGTGATCGGCATCTGCCGCGCGTTGAGGCCCTCCGGATTCGAGTCGGTGGCCGCGCCGACGATCTCGTCGAGCGGCGCGGACTGTCTGGCTACGGACACGGGTTGCGCCGCCCTCGGCAGGAACGGCGAAAAGATCGCCGCGATGGTTTCCAGGATCGCGCCGGGAAGTTTGACCAACGCCGTCAGCATGTCGCCGATCGACGGAATGAACCGGCCGGGGCGGTACGCGCTCGGGTCCGACGGAATCGGGTTGCCGCCGTAGTAGCCGAAGTCGACCGCCCATTTCAGCAGCGGCGCAGTGACGTTTGCGATGTAGTCACCGAAGATGCCGCGGATCAACGTGGTCAGCGGCAGCTCCCTGGCCGTATAGGTGACGTACGTGGTGTTGCCCCGCGTCGTGACGTACGCGCTGATCCGGTCGCCGACCGGCGAGACGCACCTGGCGTCGGGACAAGCGAGTACGGCGCCGTTGTCGGTGAACGCGCAGGTGTTCGCCCCGCAGTCGAGCGGTGAGCCGTCCGGGGCGACCGGCCTGCCCTGGGCGTCCACGGGCAGGTCGACGTCGTCCTGACTCAGACGTGTCGTGAACCATGAGGCCAGCGAGTTGAGAGCGGAGAAGGGGTTGAGCACGTACCCAGGGGCGTTCGAGTTGTAGTCGTACTCATAGCCGGTGTTGACGACTCTCAACGCGCCGGTCTGACTCGGCGTGGGGTACGGGTTCACACCGATGAGCGCGAACAACGGATACCGGGTGCCGAAGCCTCCGTCGGGTCGGGCGACGTCGTTGTCGAGGATGAACACGGTTCTGCTCAGATCGGTGTCGTTCCTCAGCAGCAGCAAACTCGTGTTCGCGGCGCCCCAGCCGGACGCGATGACGGCGTTGTCCTCGCCGGCGTTGGCGTCCAAAGCCGCCTGGATGCCGGCCGGGCCGTCCCAGAAGTTCACGTGGACGATGTCGTCGAGATCAGGTCCGGTGTAGGTCGGATCGTCGCGGAACTTTCGGCCGTAAAAGTCCTCGACACCCGCTCCGCTGGGGTGTGTCGAGCTGCCCACGACGATGAGGGCGGTGAGATCGACAAGGGATGCCGAGATGGACGCAGGTTGGGTAGCTGCAACGCATCCGACGCTGGTGGCCACCCCGATGGCGGCGGCACCGATCGCGACCTTGACCGCGGGCTTTGTCCGTGGCCCGGCCATGTGTTGCCTCTTCCGACAGGATTTTCCAGCAAACCCTAACGCTGACGGGGATGCTACGCGAGTCAGCGGGGCTTTCGTAAGCGTCCGTGCAAGCGCCCCCGGCAGTGTGGTGTTTCAGGACATCGGAATGGGATGTCTCAAGACATCGGAATAGGTGGTCGGCCAGTTTCAGCTGGTGTCGAAGGCTCGTCTGGTCATCACCGCTGTACTCATTGAGGGGCGCTCTCAGTCGCAGGTCGCCCGCGATTACGGAGTCTCCCAAGGCTGAGCTTGTCAAGATTTCTGTGTAGGTGGCTGGTTTACAGGTAGGGGTTGATTCGTTCGGGGTAGGTCAGGGCCAGTGCGCCTAGTGCTTGTTTCCAGCCGTTGGTGCGTGCTCCCTCGACGAGGCGCTTGGTGCGTGAGCGGTCTCCGGTCTTGAGTGGGTCGTCGTAGAACTTCTGGCGTTCTCGAGCGCGTTTGTCCTCGATGTTGCAGATCGCCAGCCACAGCAGCTTGACCGCGGCCTGATCACTGGGAAAGTGTCCGCGGTTCTTGATGATCTTGCGTAACTGGTAGTTCAGCGATTCGATCGCGTTGGTGGTGTAGATGATTCGCCGCAGATCTGGCGGGAACGCCAAGAACGGGATGAACCGCTCCCAGGCATTACGCCAGGCGATCACTGTCGTCGGATTCGACTGTCCCAGAGCCGAATTAGCGAACTCCTCGAACGCCTCGGCTGCCGCGTCGGCGGTGGGAGCGGTGTAGATGGTCTTCAGTGCCGCCGCGATCTCCTTGCGCTTTCCGTAGGAGACAAACCGCATGGAATTGCGGATCAGATGCACCACGCAGGTCTGCACAGTGGCCTGCGGCCACGTCGCCTCGACAGCCTCGGCGAACCCATTCAACCCGTCGGTGCACACGATCAGGATGTCCTTGACCCCACGATTGGCCAGCTCGGCACAGACCCCGGCCCAGAACTTCGCGCCTTCGTTGGCCGTCACCCAGATCCCCAGCACGTGGCGGATGCCATCGAGATCGACACCCACGGCGATGTGGGCGGCGCGGTTCTTGACCTGGTGACCGTCACGGATCTTGATCACCAGCGCGTCGAGATAGACGATCGGATAGAGCTCCTCCAGCGGCCGTTTCTGCCACTGAATGACCTCCTCGAGCACTGCATCGGTGATCTTGGAGACCGTCTCGTGGGAAAGCTCGGTGCCGATCGTGGTGGCCAGATGATGCTGAATATCGCGGATCGTCATCCCGCCGGCGTAAAGCGAGATGATCATGTCGTCCAGACCGCCCAGGCGCCGTGCACCCTTAGGGACCAGCGTCGGAGTGAAGCTCCCGTCGCGATCGCGCGGGATCGCTAACCCGACGTCACCGACCTCGCTGGCCACGGTCTTAGGTGTGAACCCGTTACGAGCATTGGGTAGTTCACGCCCGACCGGATCACCCTTCTCATAACCCAGGTGGTCAGTGAGCTCAGCGGCCAACCCGCGCTCCAGAACGGCTTTGACCATCTCGGGCAGAAACCCGCCCTCACCGGTCAACTGCAACTGACCGGCATCGATCTTGGCTAACACATCATCCAACACACCCGCAGACTTCAACGCCTCCATGGCATCAGCGCCCGACATCGGCTCGTCAGTGGTCACATCCATCGATACTGCTCCAATTCATCAGGAGCCACAGCTACACAAAACATCTGACACGCCCCCAAGGCTGGATCTCACGACTGATCCGCCGTTACACCCTCGAAGGCGACGCCGCCTTCGAACCCCGTTCCCGACGCCCTCACACCAGCCCGGGGCGGCTGCCGCAGACCACCATCGATCTGATCATCGAGCTACGCCACACCCTGACCGGCAAAGGACTCGACGCCGGACCCCACACCATCGCCTGGCACCTACACCACCACCATCAGCTACACGTCTCCACCGCCTCGATCAGCCGCCCCCTGCGCCGCGCCGGCCTGGTCGAACCCACACCAGCCAAACGACCCAAATCCTCCTACCTGCGATTCGCCGCCCACCAGCCCAACGAGCTCTGGCAAGCCGACTTCACCCACTGGCGGTTGGCCAACGGCACCACCACCGAAATCCTGTGCTGGCTCGACGACCACTCCCGCTACGCAATATCGGTCACCGCTCACCGCCGCGTCACCGCCACCATCGTCGCCAACGAATTCACCAAAGCCACTGCCCAACATGGCATCCCCTACTCCACACTGACCGACAACGGCATGGTCTTCACCACCCGCTTCGCCGGCGGCAAAGGCGGCCGCAACGAATTCGAAGCCCAACTGCACCGCCTGAAAGTCCGCCAAATCAACTCCACCCCCAACCACCCCACCACCTGCGGAAAAGTCGAGCGCTTCCACCAAACCCTCAAAAAATGGCTCACCGGCCAACCGCCGGCCACCACCATCGCCGCACTACAAACCCAACTCGACGCCTTCACCGACGAATACAACCACCGCCGACCCCACCGATCCCTGCCCCACCAAGCCACCCCCACAGTCATCTACACCAGCCGCCCCAAAGCCACCCCAGCAACCCGCACCGACACCCACAACCGCGTACGCACCGACCGCGTCGACCAAGCCGGATCAGTCACCCTGCGCGTCAACGGACGCCACCACTACCGAACCCGCGTCCTGATCCTCATCCAGGACCTCAACACCACCGTCATCAACGCCGCCACCGGAGAAGTACTGCGCGACTTCACCCTCGACCCCACCAGGGACTACCAACCCACCGGAGCACCCAAAGGCCCCAAACGGAAAAAACCGCAGACCTAAAGCAGGTCCACGGCTATTCCGATGTCTTGAGACATCACAAAGTGCCCCCGGCAGGATTCGAACCTGCAACCTACGGAGTAGAAATCCGCTGCGCTATCCGTTGCGCCACGGGGGCAAATGATCACGACATACGACCCAGAAACTACCTATGGATCGCGACGAGGCCTACATGGGGTCGCCGACTCCTTTCGCGAACGCGCCGCCGGATCATGGCGAGGCCGGATGTGGGCCGCCCCGTCTCTGACCTATGTAAACAGCGCACCCACCTTAACCGAATTCCCGCAAACCGATCGACGCCCCGTCCATTAGTCTCGAATCGATGGCGCACCACACGAAAGACAAGGGCGACTTGGGCATCGCCAAAGCCCACGCCGATTTGGTGAGCCAGGGCTTTACGGTCCTGTTTCCGGCGACGGAACATGCACCGTTCGACCTCGTGGCATACGCAGCGGGAGAATTCAACCGCCTCCAGGTGAAGTACCGGTCGGCGCGCACGGGTGCCGTCATCGTGAATTTTCGGTCGACGTGGGCGGACCGCAACGGGACACACACCACACGGATGGATAAAGGCGCAATCGACACGGTGTGCATCTACTGCCCGGAAACCGACGAGTGCTACTACGTCCGGCCCGACGCGTATGGCGCGTCGGTCACGCTCCGGATTGCGCCCAGCAAGAACGGCCAAAAAGCAGGAGTTCTGGACGCAGCAGCCTTTCGTGAGCTGCCGAGTTTGCCGACGTGTCGCGACGCCCACTAAAGGCACTTCGCACCACCGCGCAGCGGACTAGCGTGGTGAGGGCACGAAGCGGCGGGACCGGAAGGAGAGCGACGAGCCATGAGCGATGTGTCGGACCTCGATGCGGATGGGCTCCCGGAGGAACTCAGCGCATTCGATCAGATCCTGCATCGCGGTGAGGCCAACCCGCGCACCCGCTCGGGGATCA
The nucleotide sequence above comes from Mycolicibacterium moriokaense. Encoded proteins:
- a CDS encoding BlaI/MecI/CopY family transcriptional regulator yields the protein MAKWRLLGELERRVMEHLWSATEPQTVRQVHAVVSPPRALAYTTVMTVLRRLADKGLVAQHRGDRAHRYAAVHGRDELVAGLMVDVLHQVDDSRDRTSALVHFVESVGTDDLHALQQALVEVEKRVRSSPASAAEE
- a CDS encoding GAF domain-containing sensor histidine kinase; the protein is MRDLVEADSELALLRELIQAASHGPEVELLAAAAARMITHATNTDVCFVHVLDDSDRSLTLAGATPPFDREVGRVRMPLGSGISGWVANHREPVVIVEDKESDPRYLPIDALRDSRFTSMVSVPMETDPGGLVGELTVHTFERREFTARDVELLLVIGRLIAGALHQARLHRQLVGRERAHENFVEQVIEAQEIERRRLAGDIHDGISQRLITLSYRLDAAAQAVVDDPSEASVQLAAARELVDLTLQEARAAIGGLRPPVLDDLGLAGGLASLARSIPQLRLEVELTEARLPEHIEIALYRIAQECLQNVVKHAGATVARLTFSVQDETAQLEIVDDGVGFDTLQHPLGLDETGGYGLLSMSERAELVGGRLHIRSRPGSGTAVTATIPLPQTRD
- a CDS encoding response regulator, with the protein product MTTTVTSPVRLVLVDDHEMVIEGLKAMLAGFGSKVRVVGQAVGVERAVNVVDSLDPDVVLCDVRMQGSSGLDLCLALRQRNPDRKVVMLSVYDDEQYLFQAMRVGASGYLLKSISSDDLVRQLELVRDGESAIDPGLALRAADTASRLQRDEFWPGARQGLTQRESEILSYMVTGLSNRGIANKLVIGDETVKSHLRSIYRKLGVADRTAAVATALREGIYQ
- the rpe gene encoding ribulose-phosphate 3-epimerase, translated to MKTCEPTLVASVLPADFSELGQEVRRLEKAGVDRIQWDVMDGRFVPNLTFGPDVISANRGLVSMGFEAHLMVDDPDHMLSRWVEAGCEIVIVHAEATRHLHRTLGAIADLGARAGVALNPATPLEAVTSVLDLVDLLLVMTVNPGFGGQRYLSSMERKIAAARAEIDTRGLDIELEVDGGIAGATIGGAAIAGADVFCAGSALLNGDGTLEERTAALRSAAADGMESR
- the tkt gene encoding transketolase, whose translation is MSIAPSSTSADLLTDEVDRLAITTLRFLAADAVQSANSGHPGLPLGAAPVAWTLWSRHLRHDPAHPRWPDRDRFVLSAGHGSALLYALLHVFGYDVTLDDLAHFRQLGSRTPGHPEFGMTPGVETTTGPLGQGLANAVGMALAERMLAARCNDAEHRVVDHRTWVLAGDGDLMEGISHEAASLAGRLGLGRLTVIFDDNNITIDGPADLSCGDDALGRFAAYGWHTLSVEDGNDVRAIDRALAQAREVESAPTFIKVRTTIGYGAPGVEGTSKVHGSPLGAENLAAMRVKFDWPSAPFHVPTTLRSVTAELGAKGAAAHLSWVQRYANWTADNPQLAVDFPLDRVPAPSNCDALARLFESPAKMATRQASGAALTALAAEYPALVGGSADLAGSTNTAIPGGDVREGDYAGRTIHFGIREHAMAAVMNGISLHGGLRPFGSTFLVFSDYLRPAVRLSALMGQPVIYVFTHDSIHVGEDGPTHQPIEHIESLRLIPGVTVLRPADSAEAALAWQIAVENLSGPTALVLTRQSVPALGGDGLSDVRERGFRIVRGDFNETRVVLAATGSEVSLALEAADLLAGRGVEAAVLSVMWRDRLEAALSADPGTLPNCPVVWTEAGATTGWRAIARDRDHVIGLDRFGESGPGPQVAAHLGLTASAVANAALTALGQQGAQWDDGSSRIVSP
- a CDS encoding HAD-IA family hydrolase, coding for MLPTPDLLAVIFDVDGTIADTEREGHLPAFNDAFLAHGLDVTWSPQEYGRLLRITGGRHRIAADLRARGFGDRAGELATEIHETKTELFRTRIVAGSVWPRPGLTDLVSSLVDDGIRIAIATTGRAAWVEPLIARILGNGVAETMVTGDDVARLKPDPAAYQRALEQLDVRPENVLAIEDSEIGLRAATAAGVATVVVTTDYTEDQDFVGAAVVRGSFVSPQPLDAASLRRIHRQWWLRCGHPPGSHHELR
- a CDS encoding alpha/beta hydrolase family protein, whose amino-acid sequence is MAGPRTKPAVKVAIGAAAIGVATSVGCVAATQPASISASLVDLTALIVVGSSTHPSGAGVEDFYGRKFRDDPTYTGPDLDDIVHVNFWDGPAGIQAALDANAGEDNAVIASGWGAANTSLLLLRNDTDLSRTVFILDNDVARPDGGFGTRYPLFALIGVNPYPTPSQTGALRVVNTGYEYDYNSNAPGYVLNPFSALNSLASWFTTRLSQDDVDLPVDAQGRPVAPDGSPLDCGANTCAFTDNGAVLACPDARCVSPVGDRISAYVTTRGNTTYVTYTARELPLTTLIRGIFGDYIANVTAPLLKWAVDFGYYGGNPIPSDPSAYRPGRFIPSIGDMLTALVKLPGAILETIAAIFSPFLPRAAQPVSVARQSAPLDEIVGAATDSNPEGLNARQMPITGEGLDAVPGGDHDDGSGDDGTAGVTDSGPEPQDDDQGSGQQTDLSQNQLAGGGTGTETGSRASITNTDTDNTAVDTDTDPDKDVDTDTNAGAETGTATGNGTNTGTTSTGTGTGTSTGTNAGSNDAGSNDAGSNDAGPNDAGPNDADKNDKDNDNSDAAAA
- a CDS encoding integrase core domain-containing protein → MANGTTTEILCWLDDHSRYAISVTAHRRVTATIVANEFTKATAQHGIPYSTLTDNGMVFTTRFAGGKGGRNEFEAQLHRLKVRQINSTPNHPTTCGKVERFHQTLKKWLTGQPPATTIAALQTQLDAFTDEYNHRRPHRSLPHQATPTVIYTSRPKATPATRTDTHNRVRTDRVDQAGSVTLRVNGRHHYRTRVLILIQDLNTTVINAATGEVLRDFTLDPTRDYQPTGAPKGPKRKKPQT
- a CDS encoding group I intron-associated PD-(D/E)XK endonuclease, whose product is MAHHTKDKGDLGIAKAHADLVSQGFTVLFPATEHAPFDLVAYAAGEFNRLQVKYRSARTGAVIVNFRSTWADRNGTHTTRMDKGAIDTVCIYCPETDECYYVRPDAYGASVTLRIAPSKNGQKAGVLDAAAFRELPSLPTCRDAH